The Thermostichus vulcanus str. 'Rupite' genome window below encodes:
- a CDS encoding M48 family metallopeptidase, protein MSAEQLNLFDLFPERAEANWEEPWPNPCIRESARARRVILKYSPRRGLELVIPTGFDRRRIPDILRNSTAWVQHQLQRPVQPTPLLPERICLPAHPTPNTRTEWSVLYQPSGGPPTWQERDGILRLNRGQDSPDLCCALLRRWLRSQAKACLDPWIHQLSRDLSLPFARLTLRSQRTRWGSCSRQGHISLNDKLLFLPTAVVRYVLIHELCHTVHLNHSAAFWQLVERHEPHYRQLKSQLKTLLNRIPAWVEDCR, encoded by the coding sequence ATGAGCGCTGAACAACTGAACTTATTTGACTTATTCCCAGAGCGGGCGGAGGCGAATTGGGAGGAGCCTTGGCCGAATCCCTGCATCCGAGAAAGTGCACGGGCCCGCCGGGTGATCCTAAAGTATTCCCCCCGCCGAGGTTTGGAACTGGTGATCCCAACCGGGTTTGACCGCAGGCGGATCCCGGATATCCTGCGCAACTCTACCGCCTGGGTCCAACACCAGCTACAAAGGCCCGTTCAACCCACTCCACTTTTGCCGGAGCGCATTTGCCTGCCCGCCCACCCCACCCCAAACACCCGTACCGAATGGTCTGTCCTCTACCAACCCAGCGGCGGCCCACCTACCTGGCAGGAGCGGGATGGGATCCTACGGCTAAACCGTGGACAGGATAGCCCCGATCTATGTTGTGCCCTTTTGCGGAGGTGGTTACGCAGTCAGGCCAAAGCCTGTTTGGATCCCTGGATCCATCAGCTCAGTCGGGACTTGAGTTTGCCCTTTGCTCGTCTCACCCTGCGTAGCCAACGAACCCGCTGGGGCAGTTGTTCCCGACAAGGGCATATCAGCCTGAATGACAAGCTTTTGTTTCTACCCACAGCGGTGGTGCGCTATGTGCTAATTCATGAGTTGTGCCACACCGTTCATCTCAATCACTCCGCCGCTTTTTGGCAACTGGTGGAGCGCCATGAACCTCACTATCGCCAGCTCAAATCTCAACTCAAAACCCTGCTGAATCGGATCCCGGCTTGGGTAGAGGACTGCCGATAG
- a CDS encoding Uma2 family endonuclease: protein MVSLSTKPLTLEEFLQQPETQPASEFIEGEIIQKPMPQGKHSRIQLKLGSFINEALEPPRVAMALPELCCTFAGRAIVPDISVITWDRIPVDEDGTIQNLIPFCPDWVIEVLSPDQNQTKLIKKVLSCLAHGCQMGWIVDPEEKMVLTYPAQQQPTLHEDPQDMIQTPAFAQGIQLTVETLFGWMQVNQ from the coding sequence ATGGTTAGCCTATCTACCAAGCCCTTGACCTTAGAAGAGTTTCTGCAACAGCCAGAAACCCAACCCGCCAGCGAATTTATTGAGGGAGAGATTATTCAAAAGCCCATGCCACAAGGGAAACATAGCCGTATCCAGCTCAAACTAGGCAGCTTTATTAATGAGGCTTTGGAGCCTCCGCGGGTGGCAATGGCCCTCCCAGAGTTGTGTTGCACCTTTGCTGGGCGAGCTATTGTACCGGATATTTCTGTGATCACTTGGGATCGGATCCCTGTGGATGAAGATGGGACAATTCAAAATCTAATCCCCTTTTGCCCTGATTGGGTGATTGAGGTTTTATCTCCTGATCAAAACCAAACGAAACTCATTAAAAAAGTCTTGAGTTGCTTAGCTCACGGATGTCAGATGGGGTGGATCGTAGATCCTGAAGAAAAAATGGTTTTGACCTATCCTGCTCAGCAGCAACCAACTTTGCATGAGGATCCCCAAGACATGATTCAAACACCTGCATTTGCTCAAGGGATCCAACTCACGGTTGAGACTTTGTTTGGATGGATGCAAGTGAACCAGTAA
- a CDS encoding ABC transporter permease, translating into MTITSSRPRTLNLWPPLALVVERLTQALPVLLLITVLSFLLLQLAPGDFLDQLRADPSVSQEFIAQEEARLGLDQPLVWQYLIWLGNLLRGDFGISYTYRIPVLGLIASRAGATLLLAAASIVLTWMIAVPLGILGALQQNTALDRALQLLSYLGQAMPSFVLAILLLILAQNVGWLPVGGMTSVYFAELNPGEKLLDLGRHLLLPTLVLSITSFAGLQRITRGNFLDVLRQEYIQAARARGIPEWRVIGLHALRNAINPLVTILGFEFANLLSGSFIAEFFFNWPGLGKLLLEAVQSFDINVVMAGLLLGAVMLILGNLLADLLLQWVDPRIRRDSLF; encoded by the coding sequence GTGACGATCACCTCCTCCCGCCCCCGCACTCTGAACCTCTGGCCACCCCTGGCCTTGGTTGTCGAACGGCTGACCCAAGCCTTGCCGGTGCTGCTGTTGATTACGGTGCTCAGCTTTTTGTTGTTGCAGTTGGCCCCAGGAGACTTTCTGGATCAGCTACGGGCGGATCCCAGTGTTAGCCAAGAGTTTATTGCCCAAGAGGAGGCTCGCCTGGGGTTGGATCAGCCTTTGGTCTGGCAATACCTGATCTGGTTGGGGAACCTGCTCCGGGGAGATTTTGGCATCAGTTATACCTATCGGATCCCGGTTTTGGGGTTGATTGCCTCGCGGGCTGGGGCCACCTTGCTGTTGGCGGCTGCCTCGATTGTGCTGACCTGGATGATCGCTGTTCCGCTGGGGATCCTGGGGGCGCTGCAACAAAATACCGCCCTGGATCGAGCCTTACAGTTGCTGAGCTACCTGGGACAGGCCATGCCCAGTTTTGTCTTGGCGATTTTGCTGCTGATTTTGGCCCAAAATGTCGGTTGGCTACCGGTGGGGGGAATGACCAGTGTGTACTTCGCTGAGCTGAACCCAGGGGAAAAATTGCTGGATTTGGGCCGCCACCTCCTGTTGCCAACTTTGGTGCTCAGCATCACCAGCTTTGCCGGACTGCAACGGATCACACGCGGTAACTTCTTGGATGTGCTGCGACAGGAATACATTCAGGCGGCACGGGCACGGGGCATTCCCGAATGGCGGGTCATTGGTTTACACGCTCTGCGCAATGCCATTAACCCTTTGGTGACGATTTTGGGCTTTGAGTTTGCCAATCTGCTCAGTGGTTCCTTTATTGCCGAGTTTTTCTTTAATTGGCCAGGGTTGGGCAAGCTGCTCTTGGAAGCGGTGCAGAGCTTCGATATCAATGTGGTGATGGCGGGGTTATTGCTGGGGGCAGTGATGCTGATTCTGGGCAATTTGTTGGCGGATCTGTTGCTGCAATGGGTGGATCCCCGGATTCGGCGGGATTCTCTGTTCTAA
- a CDS encoding glycosyltransferase: MNGIPGWTIDALALSVLALQVPMALILLARLLPSLRRPAPLPPGIPDSPPLPGSVSVIVPTLNEAERIDPCLQGLHAQGSALREVLVVDSRSQDGTPEKVWAMATRDPRFRLVTDDPLPAGWVGRPWALHYGFLKSDPASEWILGIDADTRPQPGLVERLLETAQNQGFDLITLAPQFILQHWGEGWLQPALLVTLIYRYGAAGDPAAFPERTMANGQCMLVRRSVLECMDGYTVARASFCDDVTLVRQIAAAGFKVGFWDGRHLLKVRMYTSFGETWREWGRSLDLKDATPTPQLWGDVALLVLTQGIPWITVVGLFASAGMGVAFSLTEQLLLGLNLGLIAFRFGLLAGIRGSYQDPPWTFWLSPLADPLAVLRIVLSALSRPRAWRGRTY, translated from the coding sequence ATGAACGGGATCCCTGGTTGGACAATCGATGCGCTGGCCCTGAGTGTGTTGGCGTTGCAGGTGCCGATGGCGTTGATTTTGCTGGCTCGCTTGTTACCCTCCTTGCGTCGGCCTGCCCCTTTGCCACCCGGTATACCCGATTCTCCCCCTCTGCCCGGCTCGGTCAGCGTGATCGTGCCTACCTTGAATGAAGCGGAGCGGATCGATCCCTGTTTACAGGGTCTGCATGCTCAGGGATCCGCCCTACGGGAAGTATTGGTGGTGGATAGCCGCTCTCAAGATGGCACCCCGGAAAAGGTTTGGGCGATGGCCACACGGGATCCCCGCTTTCGGCTGGTTACGGATGATCCTTTGCCTGCGGGATGGGTGGGTCGCCCCTGGGCCTTGCACTACGGATTTCTCAAATCGGATCCTGCTTCTGAGTGGATCTTGGGCATCGATGCCGATACACGCCCGCAGCCAGGGTTGGTGGAGCGCTTGCTGGAAACTGCCCAGAATCAGGGGTTTGATCTGATCACCTTGGCACCGCAGTTTATCTTGCAGCACTGGGGAGAAGGCTGGCTGCAACCGGCTCTTTTGGTCACCTTAATTTATCGCTATGGGGCGGCAGGGGATCCCGCGGCTTTTCCGGAACGGACGATGGCCAATGGGCAATGTATGCTGGTGCGGCGGTCAGTGCTGGAATGCATGGACGGCTACACAGTGGCACGGGCCTCGTTTTGTGATGATGTGACTTTGGTCCGACAGATTGCGGCAGCAGGCTTCAAAGTGGGCTTTTGGGATGGTCGGCATCTGCTCAAGGTGCGCATGTATACTTCTTTCGGGGAGACCTGGCGGGAATGGGGTCGTTCGCTGGATTTGAAAGATGCCACCCCAACGCCGCAGTTGTGGGGGGATGTGGCCCTGTTGGTGCTTACCCAAGGGATCCCTTGGATAACAGTTGTCGGGTTATTCGCCAGCGCCGGGATGGGGGTTGCCTTCTCCCTAACAGAGCAGTTGTTGTTGGGGTTGAACCTGGGGCTGATTGCCTTCCGGTTTGGTTTGCTCGCCGGCATTCGGGGCTCTTACCAGGATCCCCCTTGGACGTTCTGGCTTTCCCCTTTGGCGGATCCCTTGGCCGTTTTAAGGATTGTTCTGTCTGCGCTCAGTCGGCCCCGCGCTTGGCGAGGACGCACCTATTAG
- a CDS encoding LuxR C-terminal-related transcriptional regulator: protein MSEVESPTAPLKFLIVEDHPEVAQNNCEWLQRIAADAQCITVTNPMDGILRLQREQPDLVVCDLLYGQTSGEQSAEPGLEFLRHIFETYPTLNVMAYSSEPLLLTPLVGLISKHQGGFAAVNKMERRTVFLEGAKSALNGELRMPRELRGLTKLTEREIEVLNLLCKEALTDQAIADRIHTSKKTVQNCIQRLKEKLDIFESEDEINARVAMCMTAVQKKIIQW, encoded by the coding sequence ATGTCTGAGGTTGAAAGCCCAACTGCCCCGCTCAAGTTTTTGATCGTTGAAGATCACCCAGAAGTAGCCCAAAACAATTGCGAGTGGCTACAACGGATTGCGGCGGATGCCCAGTGCATTACGGTAACCAATCCGATGGACGGGATCCTGCGCTTGCAACGGGAACAACCGGATTTGGTGGTGTGTGACTTGCTCTATGGCCAAACCAGCGGGGAACAGTCTGCCGAACCGGGGCTAGAGTTTTTGCGCCATATTTTCGAGACCTATCCCACTTTGAATGTGATGGCCTATTCCAGTGAGCCGTTGCTCCTAACCCCCTTGGTGGGCCTGATCAGTAAGCACCAGGGTGGATTTGCGGCTGTCAACAAGATGGAACGGCGCACCGTGTTCCTAGAGGGGGCCAAAAGTGCCCTCAATGGGGAGTTGCGGATGCCGCGTGAGTTGCGGGGTCTGACCAAGTTGACAGAACGGGAAATCGAAGTCTTGAACTTACTCTGTAAAGAAGCCCTCACGGATCAGGCCATTGCTGACCGCATTCACACCAGCAAAAAGACCGTACAAAACTGTATTCAAAGGTTGAAAGAGAAGCTGGATATCTTTGAGTCGGAGGATGAGATCAATGCCCGCGTTGCCATGTGTATGACGGCTGTCCAGAAAAAAATTATTCAATGGTAA
- the trpD gene encoding anthranilate phosphoribosyltransferase, giving the protein MTDAADLWPQLLAQLLDRQSLSEAQAEQLMNGWLDHQVPDVVSGAILAALQAKGVSASELAGMARVLQRASIGSPLDLPLLVDTCGTGGDGAGTFNISTAVAFVVSAAGIPVVKHGNRSASSKVGSADVLEALGVNLAAEPERVRAAASEVGITFLFAPNWHPAMRAVVPYRRALKIRTIFNLLGPLVNPFYPNRQVIGVYAQDLVPILAEALQLLGREGAIVLHSREGLDEAGLDQPTDLGVLAGGTVQAEVLDPRDYGLTSAPTQALKGGELAENTAILTQVLQGSGEPAQRDVVALNAALALQVAGAAPDWGAGIAQAQDILASGAAWARLQQLVDFLKS; this is encoded by the coding sequence ATGACGGACGCTGCCGACCTCTGGCCCCAGCTTTTGGCGCAACTGCTGGATCGACAGTCCCTGAGCGAAGCTCAAGCCGAGCAACTTATGAATGGCTGGCTGGATCATCAGGTGCCGGATGTGGTGTCGGGGGCGATCCTGGCTGCTCTCCAGGCGAAGGGAGTCAGTGCCAGCGAATTGGCCGGAATGGCACGGGTGCTGCAGCGGGCTTCGATCGGATCCCCTCTGGATTTACCCCTACTGGTGGATACCTGTGGCACGGGTGGCGATGGGGCAGGCACCTTTAATATCTCCACTGCGGTGGCCTTTGTGGTCAGCGCGGCAGGGATCCCAGTGGTGAAGCATGGCAATCGTTCGGCTTCAAGCAAAGTGGGATCGGCGGATGTGCTGGAGGCGCTGGGGGTAAATTTGGCAGCTGAGCCGGAGCGGGTTCGGGCTGCTGCTAGCGAAGTGGGGATTACGTTTTTGTTTGCCCCCAACTGGCATCCGGCCATGCGAGCGGTGGTACCCTATCGGCGGGCCTTGAAGATACGCACCATTTTCAATTTGCTAGGCCCGTTGGTGAACCCTTTTTATCCCAATCGGCAGGTGATCGGCGTTTACGCTCAAGACTTGGTGCCGATTCTGGCGGAAGCCTTACAGCTGTTGGGACGCGAAGGGGCGATTGTGTTGCACAGCCGGGAGGGACTGGATGAGGCAGGACTGGATCAACCGACCGATTTGGGGGTATTGGCGGGGGGAACGGTACAGGCAGAAGTTCTCGATCCGCGAGACTATGGGCTGACCTCAGCTCCCACCCAAGCTCTGAAAGGTGGGGAATTGGCCGAAAACACCGCTATCCTCACCCAAGTCCTGCAGGGATCCGGGGAACCGGCCCAGCGGGATGTGGTGGCCCTGAATGCTGCTTTGGCGTTGCAGGTGGCAGGAGCCGCCCCAGATTGGGGAGCCGGTATTGCTCAGGCCCAAGACATTCTGGCCAGTGGAGCCGCCTGGGCGCGGTTGCAGCAGTTGGTGGATTTTCTCAAATCTTGA
- a CDS encoding STAS domain-containing protein, whose protein sequence is MVHRTFACSEMNQSQSIDVSTQISPKGSPVTIVRFPKGSLSAVNAPAIRGELSRILTEQPSHLLLDLSEVTLIDSMGLSVLVSAQRNCRSAGYQLKLAGLQEQAKLIFAVTRLDSIFESYLSVADALAAFPAA, encoded by the coding sequence GTGGTTCACCGTACCTTTGCCTGTAGCGAAATGAATCAATCTCAATCTATAGATGTTTCCACCCAGATCAGCCCCAAGGGATCCCCAGTCACCATCGTCCGTTTCCCCAAAGGCAGCCTCAGCGCTGTCAATGCGCCTGCCATACGGGGAGAACTGAGCCGCATTTTAACGGAGCAACCCAGTCACCTGCTGCTAGACCTGAGTGAGGTCACCCTCATCGACAGCATGGGGCTATCGGTCTTGGTCTCAGCCCAACGGAACTGTCGCTCGGCAGGCTACCAACTGAAACTGGCCGGCCTACAGGAACAAGCCAAGCTGATTTTTGCCGTTACCCGTCTGGATTCGATTTTTGAATCTTATCTCTCAGTGGCGGATGCGCTCGCTGCGTTTCCAGCCGCCTAG
- a CDS encoding rhomboid family intramembrane serine protease — MVPLRDRNPTTRTAYVTYAILILNIVVFIYELTLSPQELAAFFREWAVVPAELTASFQGEVTSSVRPEWVTLFTSQFLHGGFLHIAGNMLFLWVFGNNVEDRLGHVRYLIFYLTCGALAALTQWFFDMGSTIPSLGASGAIAGVLGAYILRFPRAEVLTLVPLGIFITTIYVPAWVFLGFWFVQQAFYGIASLQMTTNIGMQGGGIAYWAHAGGFVFGAILGPLMGLFSGKSPYDRQAALRQREEELF, encoded by the coding sequence GTGGTACCACTGCGAGACCGTAACCCAACCACCCGCACGGCCTATGTTACCTATGCAATCTTGATTCTCAACATCGTGGTGTTTATCTATGAGTTAACCCTTTCACCACAGGAGTTGGCAGCCTTTTTCCGCGAGTGGGCGGTAGTACCTGCCGAGCTAACGGCCAGTTTTCAAGGGGAAGTCACGTCTTCCGTGCGTCCGGAATGGGTGACCCTGTTCACCTCACAGTTTTTGCATGGCGGTTTTTTACACATTGCCGGAAACATGCTCTTTTTGTGGGTATTTGGCAACAATGTCGAAGATCGCTTGGGCCATGTACGCTACCTGATTTTTTATCTCACCTGTGGGGCCTTAGCAGCCCTAACCCAATGGTTTTTTGACATGGGATCCACTATCCCTTCACTGGGGGCAAGTGGTGCAATTGCTGGGGTGCTGGGAGCTTACATTTTGCGTTTTCCACGGGCTGAGGTGTTGACTCTGGTGCCTCTGGGTATTTTTATTACGACCATTTATGTCCCGGCCTGGGTATTTTTGGGTTTTTGGTTTGTGCAGCAGGCCTTTTATGGCATTGCCAGCCTACAGATGACCACCAATATTGGGATGCAAGGGGGAGGAATTGCCTACTGGGCCCATGCGGGTGGATTTGTGTTTGGGGCGATTTTGGGGCCGTTGATGGGATTGTTTTCGGGCAAAAGTCCCTACGATCGCCAAGCGGCTTTGCGACAACGGGAGGAGGAACTATTTTGA